One part of the Actinomyces howellii genome encodes these proteins:
- a CDS encoding IMPACT family protein: MPSHASSRPGPTTGHEPVTAPSEGWPAAPAAAEMLTVARGEQPEIDLEVKRSHFLGRACRADSEEEARAFIASVRARYPDARHHCHAFIVGRPGAQAAATVERSSDDGEPPGTAGQPMLEVLRGSGLGCTVVVVTRYFGGTLLGAGGLVRAYSEATARALEACSRVRMTTRHLWEVRVPVAEAGRLEAGLRARGEQRPGESAAPAGIGVEGTTWGASEAVLLVSSDDADAAALAALVSSLTRGRACPAPAGTRVLELPAD, translated from the coding sequence GTGCCCTCTCACGCGTCCTCCAGGCCCGGCCCCACCACGGGTCATGAGCCGGTCACGGCTCCGTCCGAGGGTTGGCCGGCCGCCCCGGCGGCCGCCGAGATGCTCACCGTCGCGCGCGGTGAGCAGCCCGAGATCGACCTGGAGGTCAAGCGCTCCCACTTCCTGGGGCGGGCCTGCCGCGCTGACAGCGAGGAGGAGGCGCGCGCCTTCATCGCCTCGGTCCGTGCCCGCTACCCCGACGCCCGGCACCACTGCCATGCCTTCATCGTCGGCCGGCCCGGTGCCCAGGCAGCCGCGACCGTCGAGCGCTCGAGCGACGACGGCGAGCCCCCCGGCACCGCGGGACAGCCCATGCTCGAGGTGCTGCGCGGCTCGGGGCTGGGCTGCACGGTCGTCGTCGTCACCCGCTACTTCGGCGGGACGCTCCTGGGTGCAGGCGGCCTCGTGCGCGCTTACTCCGAGGCCACGGCCCGTGCCCTGGAGGCCTGTTCCCGTGTGCGGATGACCACCCGGCACCTGTGGGAGGTGCGGGTCCCTGTCGCTGAGGCGGGCAGGCTCGAGGCCGGCCTCCGCGCCCGCGGCGAGCAGCGGCCCGGCGAGTCGGCCGCCCCGGCGGGCATCGGGGTGGAGGGGACCACGTGGGGCGCCTCGGAGGCGGTCCTGCTCGTGTCGAGCGACGATGCCGACGCCGCCGCCCTGGCCGCTCTCGTCTCCTCCCTGACCCGGGGACGGGCGTGTCCTGCGCCGGCCGGGACCCGGGTCCTCGAGCTGCCTGCCGACTGA